One Microbispora sp. ZYX-F-249 DNA window includes the following coding sequences:
- a CDS encoding beta-galactosidase: MTDARMRSLRDRLGGLAYGGDYNPEQWDPAVWREDVRLMREAGVNLVSLGVFAWASLEPEPGKYEFGWLDEVMDLLCENGIAVNLATPTAAPPAWLSQRHPEVLPVMADGERFGFGNRLHYDPSSPVYREHAAAITTRLAERYSFHPALAMWHISNEYGPTAYNEAASAGFRRWLERRYGDLATLNDAWTTRFWGQVYTDWDQVEAPGVPRTWMNPSRILDFKRFTSDALLECFVAERDIVRSFRDDIPVVTNFMRFYRNADYWRWAPEEDAAALDIYPDPADPDAHVSAAFQFDLFRSLKGGRPWLLMEQAASAVSQWRLNVVKEPGRMRLGSLQAVSRGADSVMFFQWRAGRGGHERFHSAMLPHSGPDSRTFREVAELGREVGRLSPVAGTTTRAEVAVLFDWDGWWGLEELWGLPRNDFSYVDTVMRHYRPLWEHHYAVDVVSPHTDLSPYKVLVVPNAYLMDDEGVGAVTEFARRGGSVVMSFFSGVVDACNRVRPDGYPGAFRRLIGAKIDEYWPARPGERFAVEFSDGSTATADWWREDIHLETGTALATYADGLLRGRAAVVANVYGAGRVVYVATLLERGAFERVLLGELRAAGVAGRFHGLPAHLECTVREDERNEYLFLLNHDPGTPVTVPLDSGGTDLLTGRPASGKITIAPLGAAVVRRARQA, from the coding sequence ATGACAGACGCGCGCATGCGCTCCCTCCGGGACCGCCTCGGCGGCCTGGCGTACGGCGGGGACTACAACCCCGAGCAGTGGGATCCGGCCGTGTGGCGGGAGGACGTCCGGCTCATGCGCGAGGCGGGGGTGAACCTCGTGTCGCTCGGTGTCTTCGCGTGGGCGTCGCTCGAACCGGAGCCGGGGAAGTACGAGTTCGGCTGGCTCGACGAGGTCATGGACCTGCTCTGTGAGAACGGGATCGCCGTCAACCTCGCCACTCCCACCGCGGCGCCACCGGCCTGGCTGTCCCAGCGGCACCCCGAGGTCCTGCCGGTCATGGCCGACGGCGAGCGGTTCGGTTTCGGCAACCGCCTGCACTACGACCCCTCGTCGCCGGTCTACCGGGAGCACGCGGCGGCCATCACCACCCGGCTGGCCGAGCGCTACTCCTTCCACCCGGCGCTGGCGATGTGGCACATCAGCAACGAGTACGGCCCCACGGCGTACAACGAGGCCGCCTCGGCCGGCTTCCGGCGCTGGCTCGAACGCAGGTACGGCGACCTGGCGACCCTCAACGATGCGTGGACCACCCGCTTCTGGGGGCAGGTCTACACCGACTGGGACCAGGTCGAGGCGCCGGGCGTGCCGCGCACCTGGATGAACCCCAGCCGCATCCTGGACTTCAAGCGCTTCACCTCCGACGCCCTGCTGGAGTGCTTCGTCGCCGAGCGGGACATCGTCCGGTCCTTCCGCGACGACATCCCGGTCGTCACCAACTTCATGCGCTTCTACCGCAACGCCGACTACTGGAGATGGGCGCCGGAGGAGGACGCGGCCGCCCTCGACATCTACCCCGACCCCGCGGACCCGGACGCGCACGTCTCGGCGGCCTTCCAGTTCGACCTGTTCCGCTCGCTCAAGGGCGGGCGGCCGTGGCTTCTGATGGAGCAGGCCGCGAGCGCGGTCAGCCAGTGGCGGCTCAACGTGGTCAAGGAGCCCGGCCGGATGCGGCTCGGCTCGCTCCAGGCGGTCTCCCGCGGCGCCGACTCCGTCATGTTCTTCCAGTGGCGGGCCGGCCGGGGCGGGCACGAACGCTTCCACTCGGCGATGCTGCCGCACTCCGGCCCGGACTCGCGCACCTTCCGGGAGGTCGCCGAGCTCGGCCGTGAGGTCGGACGGCTGTCACCGGTCGCGGGAACCACCACGCGCGCCGAGGTCGCCGTCCTGTTCGACTGGGACGGCTGGTGGGGGCTGGAGGAGCTGTGGGGACTGCCCCGCAACGACTTCAGCTACGTGGACACCGTCATGCGGCACTACCGGCCGCTGTGGGAGCACCACTACGCGGTCGACGTCGTGTCGCCGCACACCGATCTGTCGCCTTACAAGGTGCTGGTCGTGCCCAACGCGTACCTGATGGACGACGAGGGCGTCGGCGCCGTCACCGAGTTCGCCCGGCGCGGCGGGTCGGTCGTCATGTCCTTCTTCTCCGGCGTCGTGGACGCGTGCAACCGCGTCCGGCCGGACGGCTACCCGGGCGCGTTCCGCCGCCTCATCGGCGCGAAGATCGACGAGTACTGGCCGGCGCGTCCCGGCGAGCGGTTCGCCGTCGAGTTCTCCGACGGGAGCACGGCGACGGCGGACTGGTGGCGCGAGGACATCCACCTCGAGACCGGGACCGCGCTGGCGACCTACGCCGACGGGCTGCTCAGGGGGCGCGCCGCGGTCGTCGCGAACGTCTACGGAGCGGGCCGGGTCGTCTACGTCGCCACCCTCCTGGAGCGGGGCGCCTTCGAGCGGGTGCTGCTCGGCGAGCTGAGGGCGGCGGGCGTGGCCGGCCGCTTCCACGGGCTGCCCGCGCACCTGGAGTGCACGGTCCGCGAGGACGAGCGGAACGAGTACCTCTTCCTCCTCAACCACGACCCCGGGACGCCCGTCACCGTGCCGCTGGACAGCGGGGGCACGGACCTCCTCACCGGCCGGCCGGCCTCAGGGAAGATCACCATCGCGCCCCTCGGGGCGGCGGTCGTGCGGCGGGCGCGGCAGGCGTGA
- a CDS encoding LacI family DNA-binding transcriptional regulator, with amino-acid sequence MTSPSPARGPRPTTIASIAAELGVSVTTVSKVLNGRPDVSPETRERVEAGLARHHYRRRLRRRPLKGQIDLVFHELNSMWSMEIIRGVDTVASAARIEVVLSQLKGAHRPPEEWLDGVLDHRPLGVLFVMSSPSQSQQQKLRRAQVPFVVVDTDGEIAESVPVVGSNNWDGGLLATRHLLELGHRRVAVISGPKDVMCSRARVAGFRVAHDEAGLTVDPGLVRYGNFYVDAGYEHAMDLLSRPDRPTAIFAGSDLQALGVLRAAHRLGLDIPGELSVVGYDNVPVAGWVEPALTTVGQPLCDMATVAAQMLLDLARGVEPATSRIDLANELVVRESTAPPGAGPRSRLPRPPHDRRPEGRDGDLP; translated from the coding sequence ATGACCAGCCCTTCTCCAGCCCGCGGCCCTCGCCCCACGACGATCGCGTCCATCGCCGCGGAGCTCGGCGTCTCGGTGACCACGGTCTCCAAGGTCCTCAACGGCCGCCCCGACGTGTCGCCCGAGACGCGCGAACGCGTCGAGGCCGGCCTCGCCCGCCACCATTACCGCCGCCGCCTCCGCCGCAGGCCGCTCAAGGGGCAGATCGACCTCGTCTTCCACGAGTTGAACTCCATGTGGTCGATGGAGATCATCCGAGGGGTCGACACCGTCGCCTCCGCCGCGCGGATCGAGGTCGTCCTGTCCCAGCTGAAGGGAGCACATCGGCCACCGGAGGAGTGGCTGGACGGCGTGCTCGACCACCGGCCCCTCGGCGTGCTGTTCGTCATGTCCAGCCCGTCGCAGTCGCAGCAGCAGAAGCTGCGGCGGGCGCAGGTTCCGTTCGTCGTCGTCGACACCGACGGCGAGATCGCCGAGTCCGTGCCCGTGGTCGGCTCGAACAACTGGGACGGCGGCCTGCTCGCCACCCGCCATCTCCTGGAGCTGGGCCACCGCCGCGTCGCGGTCATCTCGGGTCCGAAGGACGTGATGTGCAGCAGGGCACGGGTCGCCGGGTTCCGGGTCGCCCACGACGAGGCCGGGCTCACCGTCGACCCCGGCCTCGTCAGGTACGGCAACTTCTACGTCGACGCCGGATACGAGCACGCCATGGACCTGCTGTCGCGCCCCGACCGGCCGACGGCGATCTTCGCCGGGTCGGACCTGCAGGCGCTCGGCGTCCTGCGCGCGGCGCACCGGCTCGGCCTCGACATCCCCGGGGAGCTGTCGGTGGTCGGCTACGACAACGTGCCCGTCGCCGGCTGGGTCGAGCCGGCCCTCACCACGGTGGGCCAGCCGCTGTGCGACATGGCGACGGTCGCGGCCCAGATGCTGCTCGACCTGGCCCGCGGCGTGGAGCCGGCCACGAGCAGAATCGACCTCGCCAACGAGCTGGTCGTACGGGAGAGCACGGCCCCGCCGGGGGCCGGGCCGCGGTCACGCCTGCCGCGCCCGCCGCACGACCGCCGCCCCGAGGGGCGCGATGGTGATCTTCCCTGA